From a region of the Pseudomonadaceae bacterium SI-3 genome:
- a CDS encoding nitrite reductase large subunit has product MKKLKLVMIGNGMAGVRTLEELLKLAPELYDITVFGAEPHPNYNRILLSPVLAGEQTFEEIVLNDLSWYAENNIRLMLNRKVVEIDRAKRRVIAEDGSEAEYDRLLIATGSNPFILPIPGNQLDGVIGYRDIADTQKMMDTAKTHKHAVVIGGGLLGLEAANGLKLRGMEVTVVHIGEWPMERQLDKTAGTLLQQALEARGLNFKMQKQTAELIGNDQGRVRAVRFADDEVIDADLVVMAAGIRPNSELAEQSGIPCNRGILVNDTLQTYDPRVYAVGECASHRGTAYGLVAPLFEQAKVCANHLAMLGFSRYLGSVTSTKLKVTGIDLFSAGDFLGGEGTETITLSDPIGGVYKKLVIKDNILVGACLYGDTADGGWYFRQVREGHNVSEIRDHLMFGEGAIGDTGHQGQNKAMAMPDSMEVCGCNGVCKGEIVKAIQEHGLFSVDDVKKHTKAASSCGSCAGLVEQILMSTVGGAADVKPKSEKAICGCSDLNHGQVRKAIVDEHLISIPAVMSYLNWRTPNGCATCRPALNYYLISSWPGEAKDDPQSRFINERAHANIQKDGTYSVVPRMFGGVTNAAELRRIADVADKYQVPMVKVTGGQRIDLLGIKKDDLPNVWKDLDMPDGHAYGKSIRTVKTCVGKEFCRFGTQNSTGLGIDLEKALFGMYSPHKVKLAVSACPRNCAESGIKDVGIIGVDSGWELYVGGNGGIKTEAGEFFVKVKTAEEVAEYSFAFLQLYREEGFYLERTVHYMQRVGLEYIKKIVLEDETRRKALAQRLMFSLSFEGDGWKKAIAEQSLKKEYETIQLAQIEPA; this is encoded by the coding sequence ATGAAGAAACTCAAGCTGGTGATGATTGGCAATGGCATGGCCGGGGTTCGCACCCTTGAAGAGTTGCTCAAGCTCGCCCCTGAGCTCTACGACATCACGGTGTTCGGTGCTGAGCCCCATCCGAACTACAACCGCATCCTGCTTTCCCCCGTATTGGCCGGCGAACAGACCTTCGAGGAAATCGTGCTCAACGATCTCAGCTGGTACGCCGAAAACAACATTCGTCTGATGCTCAACCGCAAGGTGGTCGAGATCGACCGCGCCAAGCGCCGCGTGATCGCCGAAGACGGCAGCGAGGCCGAGTACGACCGCCTGCTGATCGCCACCGGCTCAAACCCCTTCATCCTGCCGATCCCGGGCAACCAGCTCGACGGCGTGATCGGCTACCGCGACATTGCTGACACCCAGAAGATGATGGACACCGCCAAGACCCACAAGCACGCCGTGGTCATCGGCGGTGGCTTGCTCGGACTGGAAGCGGCCAATGGCCTGAAGCTGCGCGGCATGGAGGTCACCGTAGTGCATATCGGCGAATGGCCGATGGAGCGTCAGCTCGACAAGACAGCCGGCACCCTGCTGCAGCAGGCACTGGAAGCCCGTGGGCTCAACTTCAAGATGCAGAAGCAGACCGCCGAGCTGATCGGCAACGATCAGGGCCGAGTACGAGCCGTGCGTTTCGCCGATGACGAAGTGATTGACGCGGATCTGGTGGTGATGGCCGCTGGCATCCGTCCCAACAGCGAACTCGCTGAACAGTCTGGAATTCCCTGCAACCGCGGCATCCTGGTCAATGACACCCTGCAAACCTACGACCCGCGTGTCTATGCAGTTGGTGAATGCGCCAGTCATCGCGGCACCGCCTACGGACTGGTGGCGCCGCTGTTCGAGCAGGCCAAGGTCTGCGCAAACCATCTGGCAATGCTGGGTTTCTCGCGTTACCTGGGATCGGTGACGTCGACCAAGCTGAAGGTCACCGGCATCGACCTGTTCTCCGCAGGCGATTTCCTCGGCGGCGAAGGCACCGAAACCATCACCCTCTCCGACCCCATCGGCGGCGTGTACAAGAAGCTGGTGATCAAGGACAACATCCTCGTCGGGGCCTGCCTGTACGGCGACACCGCGGACGGTGGCTGGTACTTCCGTCAGGTGCGCGAAGGCCATAACGTCAGCGAAATCCGCGATCACCTGATGTTCGGCGAAGGTGCCATCGGCGACACCGGTCACCAGGGCCAGAACAAGGCCATGGCGATGCCCGACAGCATGGAAGTCTGCGGATGCAATGGCGTGTGCAAAGGCGAGATCGTCAAGGCGATACAGGAGCACGGGCTGTTCTCGGTCGACGATGTGAAAAAGCACACCAAGGCCGCCAGTTCCTGCGGCTCCTGCGCTGGGCTGGTGGAACAGATTCTGATGAGTACCGTCGGCGGCGCTGCGGACGTGAAACCGAAAAGTGAAAAAGCCATCTGCGGCTGCAGTGACCTGAACCACGGCCAAGTGCGCAAGGCCATTGTCGACGAACACCTGATCAGCATCCCGGCGGTGATGAGCTATCTGAACTGGCGCACGCCCAACGGCTGCGCCACCTGCCGCCCGGCCCTGAACTATTACTTGATCTCTTCATGGCCCGGCGAAGCCAAGGACGATCCACAGTCGCGCTTCATCAACGAGCGCGCCCACGCCAATATCCAGAAGGACGGAACCTATTCAGTCGTCCCGCGGATGTTCGGCGGCGTGACCAATGCCGCCGAGCTGCGCCGCATCGCTGACGTCGCCGACAAGTACCAGGTGCCGATGGTGAAGGTCACCGGCGGCCAGCGCATCGACCTGCTGGGCATCAAGAAGGATGACCTGCCAAACGTCTGGAAGGACCTAGACATGCCCGATGGCCACGCCTACGGCAAATCCATTCGCACGGTAAAGACCTGCGTCGGCAAGGAGTTCTGCCGTTTCGGCACTCAGAATTCGACCGGGCTGGGCATCGATCTGGAGAAGGCACTGTTCGGGATGTACTCGCCGCACAAGGTCAAGCTGGCCGTCTCCGCCTGCCCGCGCAACTGCGCCGAATCCGGTATCAAGGACGTCGGCATCATCGGCGTCGATTCCGGCTGGGAGCTGTACGTCGGTGGCAACGGCGGCATCAAGACCGAGGCCGGCGAGTTTTTCGTCAAGGTCAAGACCGCCGAGGAAGTCGCCGAATACAGCTTCGCCTTTCTCCAGCTCTACCGCGAGGAAGGCTTCTACCTCGAACGCACCGTGCACTACATGCAGCGCGTCGGCTTGGAATACATCAAGAAAATAGTTCTGGAAGACGAAACCCGGCGCAAGGCGCTGGCCCAGCGGCTGATGTTCTCGCTGAGTTTCGAGGGCGATGGCTGGAAGAAGGCCATCGCCGAGCAATCGTTGAAGAAAGAATACGAAACCATCCAGTTGGCCCAGATCGAGCCCGCGTGA
- the nirD gene encoding nitrite reductase (NAD(P)H) small subunit, giving the protein MKWFDICSLDEINPLGARIVAGPKGDIAVFRTADDQVFALDDRCPHKGGPLSQGIVFGKQVACPLHNWQINLDSGEAVAPDVGCAHRHEARIENGRVLLSLNSQTGG; this is encoded by the coding sequence ATGAAATGGTTCGACATCTGCTCCCTGGATGAGATCAACCCACTTGGCGCGCGCATCGTCGCCGGGCCGAAGGGTGACATCGCGGTCTTCCGCACTGCGGACGATCAGGTGTTCGCACTGGACGACCGCTGCCCGCACAAGGGCGGCCCGCTGTCCCAGGGCATCGTCTTCGGCAAGCAGGTCGCCTGCCCGCTGCACAACTGGCAGATCAATCTCGACAGCGGCGAAGCCGTGGCGCCGGATGTGGGTTGCGCGCATCGACACGAAGCGCGGATCGAGAACGGTCGCGTGCTGCTTTCGCTTAACAGCCAGACAGGTGGCTAA